A region from the Hypnocyclicus thermotrophus genome encodes:
- the pyrF gene encoding orotidine-5'-phosphate decarboxylase — MNYKEKLIVALDYDNLESAKKTIDELKDEVEIFKVGLELFLNSYGKAVDYIHSLEKKVFLDLKFHDIPNTTFAASKFAIEKDVFMFNIHASVGSETMKKVAELTKNKSQLAIAVTVLTSLTDSNLNEMFSTTKTTKEIVSQLADLAYKSGLNGIVCSPLEAKSVKEKYGKNFKTICPGVRPKWAAKNDQKRVMTPYEAIKNNCDYIVVGRPITKSDNPKEAAKLVLDEIKQAII, encoded by the coding sequence GTGAATTATAAAGAAAAATTAATTGTAGCACTTGATTATGATAATTTAGAATCGGCTAAAAAAACAATAGATGAATTAAAAGATGAAGTGGAAATATTTAAAGTAGGACTTGAATTATTTTTAAATTCTTATGGAAAGGCAGTAGATTATATACATAGTTTAGAGAAAAAAGTTTTTTTAGATTTAAAATTTCATGATATTCCAAATACTACTTTTGCTGCAAGTAAATTTGCAATAGAAAAAGATGTATTTATGTTTAATATTCATGCTAGTGTTGGCAGTGAAACAATGAAAAAAGTAGCAGAACTTACAAAAAATAAAAGTCAACTAGCTATAGCTGTGACAGTACTTACAAGTCTTACAGATAGTAACCTTAATGAGATGTTTTCAACTACTAAAACTACTAAAGAAATAGTAAGTCAATTAGCAGATTTAGCCTATAAAAGTGGATTAAATGGAATAGTTTGTTCGCCGCTTGAAGCAAAATCAGTTAAAGAAAAATATGGAAAAAATTTTAAAACAATATGTCCAGGAGTAAGACCAAAGTGGGCAGCTAAAAATGATCAAAAAAGAGTAATGACACCATATGAGGCAATAAAAAATAATTGTGATTATATAGTAGTAGGTAGACCTATAACAAAATCTGACAATCCTAAAGAAGCTGCAAAGCTTGTACTTGATGAAATAAAACAAGCTATAATTTAA